Proteins encoded by one window of Emys orbicularis isolate rEmyOrb1 chromosome 15, rEmyOrb1.hap1, whole genome shotgun sequence:
- the BTG4 gene encoding protein BTG4, with translation MKDEIAATVFFITRLVKKQDKLSKHKTEKFAAKLTTILFEKYKNHWYLDNPSRGQAFRCIRINKHQTRDPVLEQACYESNVDFDNLGLPREITIWVDPFDVCCRYGEKNLPFTVVHFEGAEEDRELSQRISHAVDKATSDYHSGTSSDEEGYTKEAKAIPTVHNPNSVYQFSDYCKLPVQPWSRYPRKKTYTTNGLHQASVYYPQHKGFKCYWPMAAFSGPRMDRYHWVNTNR, from the exons atgaaagatgaAATTGCTGCCACAGTCTTTTTCATCACAAGGCTGGTGAAGAAGCAAGACAAACTGAGCAAGCACAAAACTGAGAAATTTGCAGCTAAGCTGACAACAATACTGTTTGAAAAGTATAAGAACCACTGGTACCTAGACAACCCATCTAGGGGACAAGCCTTCAG GTGTATACGGATAAACAAACATCAGACAAGAGATCCTGTACTGGAACAAGCTTGTTATGAGAGTAATGTGGATTTTGATAACCTTGGCTTGCCAAGAGAGATTACCATATGGGTTGATCCATTTGATGTGTGCTGCAG GTATGGTGAGAAGAATCTGCCTTTCACAGTCGTTCACTTTGAAGGTGCTGAGGAGGACCGAGAGCTCTCTCAACGCATCAGCCACGCTGTTGACAAAGCAACCTCAGAttatcattctggcacctcctcAGATGAGGAGGGCTATACCAAGGAAGCTAAAGCTATCCCTACTGTCCACAACCCAAACAGTGTCTATCAG TTCAGTGACTACTGCAAGCTGCCCGTTCAGCCATGGTCTCGGTATCCTCGCAAGAAGACCTACACAACCAATGGACTTCATCAGGCAAGTGTTTACTATCCCCAGCACAAGGGCTTCAAATGCTACTGGCCGATGGCTGCTTTTTCTGGACCTCGTATGGATCGGTATCATTGGGTGAACACCAACCGATAG